A part of Crassostrea angulata isolate pt1a10 chromosome 5, ASM2561291v2, whole genome shotgun sequence genomic DNA contains:
- the LOC128185778 gene encoding secretin receptor-like has translation MSDPHRYRMLARSTLVLIPLFGVYYMISVVMPECMDPGVELIWLYVESGVNSFQGLIVAVLFCFGNGEVQHEIRKKWNRRWALRRLSTLSTRSTRTLSLGSAVFVCDKPNPSAMFSDVTINVNVDDKQCRLELDDVKSGDKVTNNNIIDDSRKEGVRSEEESDTLL, from the exons GATGCTGGCCCGCTCCACCCTGGTGCTGATCCCGCTGTTCGGGGTCTACTACATGATCTCCGTCGTCATGCCTGAGTGTATGGACCCTGGGGTGGAGCTCATCTGGCTCTATGTGGAGAGTGGGGTCAACTCCTTCCAG GGTCTCATTGTTGCAGTCTTGTTCTGCTTCGGAAATGGCGAG GTCCAGCATGAGATTCGTAAGAAGTGGAACCGCCGCTGGGCGTTACGTCGACTGAGCACGCTCTCCACGCGCTCCACACGGACTCTGTCCCTGGGCTCCGCAGTGTTCGTCTGCGACAAACCAAATCCCTCCGCCATGTTCTCTGACGTCACAATAAACGTCAACGTGGACGACAAGCAGTGCCGCTTGGAGTTGGACGATGTGAAAAGTGGTGATAAAGTGACCAATAATAATATTATCGATGACTCCCGTAAAGAGGGCGTCCGGAGCGAGGAGGAAAGTGACACGTTATTGTGA